A region of bacterium DNA encodes the following proteins:
- a CDS encoding FG-GAP repeat protein produces the protein MFPRILLSGLMLAAAVAPAGAWEVLYAPGPGEYDNAFGNSVCEVGDVDGNGLGDFVVGDPYAYATGTSIQRGRASLFLAAPGGTFTRVDFENTSGTTLFGGKLGAAGDVNGDGFADFLVTSENMYAAYLFLGAATPAAITRVVIPSPGNLRGTHATGAGDIDGDGYDDILYGAAYENRVWVFRGGPAFETVPAWTLTGTGEFGGRLAALCDFNDDGCDDFAVASCGWTGGQYGAVSIFLGGRPFDTTPDFVLTGRELEERFGQHLRLGGDIDGDGRRDLLVGAPWYSGVATHSGRLDVFYLHPVVGPLAGPSIFGTSTDEFRTIDGNADMDADGIPDIVTAPDVFTGRRFCVYSGAELRRTVSITSDAATLIEDIPASSLTSIADLNGDGRRELLVGNAGDRSLGDGGRARVLAGGHRRFLRLRAESARALADSTFAVTIRASVDSDDPLAQLTLSALDLELAHDPDEILFTGVAPATGTTGWLVAGRAVGPDLTLAATSFAGTTFGTDEQPFLTLHFRAGPVLASTTLRMMAHEAHSSLELPVLLEWDSGLIAVDGATAAPLPTAAEAMVLAYPNPCNPQARVRWRNPSESPTELAIYDARGRRLWSRAWPGLPAGEHELTWGGTGDDGRHVGSGTYLLEARGPQWRARTRITVVR, from the coding sequence ATGTTCCCGCGGATCCTCCTGTCGGGCCTTATGCTGGCCGCCGCCGTTGCTCCTGCCGGAGCCTGGGAAGTGCTCTACGCGCCCGGGCCAGGTGAATACGACAACGCGTTCGGTAACTCGGTCTGCGAAGTCGGTGACGTGGACGGCAACGGCCTGGGCGACTTCGTCGTTGGTGACCCCTACGCCTACGCCACAGGGACGTCGATCCAAAGAGGCCGCGCTTCGCTCTTCCTGGCCGCTCCCGGCGGCACTTTCACGCGCGTCGACTTTGAAAACACCTCGGGCACCACCCTGTTCGGGGGGAAACTGGGAGCCGCCGGCGACGTCAACGGCGACGGCTTCGCCGACTTCCTGGTGACCTCGGAGAACATGTACGCCGCGTACCTGTTCCTTGGCGCGGCCACGCCCGCGGCGATCACGCGTGTCGTGATTCCCTCGCCAGGCAACCTGCGCGGCACGCACGCGACAGGGGCCGGGGACATCGACGGCGACGGTTACGACGACATCCTCTACGGGGCCGCCTATGAAAACCGAGTTTGGGTGTTTCGGGGCGGCCCCGCCTTCGAAACGGTCCCGGCCTGGACCCTGACGGGCACCGGCGAATTCGGCGGCAGGCTGGCGGCGCTGTGCGACTTCAACGACGACGGCTGCGACGACTTCGCCGTGGCCTCCTGCGGATGGACCGGCGGGCAGTACGGGGCTGTGTCCATCTTCCTCGGCGGCCGCCCGTTCGACACGACGCCGGACTTCGTGCTGACCGGGCGCGAACTGGAGGAGCGCTTCGGCCAGCACCTGCGCCTGGGTGGTGACATCGACGGCGACGGCCGGCGCGACCTCCTGGTCGGGGCTCCGTGGTACAGCGGGGTGGCGACGCACTCGGGGCGCCTCGACGTCTTCTACCTGCATCCCGTTGTCGGTCCCCTGGCGGGCCCGTCGATCTTCGGCACGAGCACGGACGAGTTCCGCACGATCGACGGCAACGCCGACATGGATGCGGACGGGATCCCGGACATCGTCACGGCGCCGGACGTCTTCACCGGCCGGCGCTTCTGCGTCTATTCAGGCGCGGAACTGAGGCGGACGGTTTCGATCACGAGCGACGCCGCAACCTTGATCGAGGACATCCCCGCCTCCTCGTTGACGAGCATCGCCGACCTGAACGGCGACGGCCGGCGTGAACTGCTGGTGGGCAACGCCGGGGACCGTTCGCTCGGCGACGGCGGGCGGGCCCGCGTGCTGGCTGGCGGGCATCGCCGCTTCCTGCGCCTGCGCGCCGAAAGCGCCCGCGCGCTGGCGGACTCGACCTTCGCCGTCACGATCCGCGCCTCGGTGGATTCGGACGATCCCCTGGCCCAGCTGACCCTCTCGGCGCTGGACCTGGAGCTGGCCCACGACCCCGACGAGATCCTGTTCACGGGGGTCGCGCCGGCGACGGGCACCACCGGATGGCTGGTGGCCGGTCGCGCGGTCGGACCAGACCTCACGCTGGCGGCCACCTCGTTCGCGGGCACCACGTTCGGCACGGACGAGCAGCCATTCCTGACGCTGCACTTCCGCGCCGGCCCGGTGCTGGCGTCCACCACCCTGCGGATGATGGCCCACGAGGCCCATTCCTCGCTCGAGCTGCCGGTGCTGCTGGAATGGGACTCGGGGCTGATCGCCGTCGATGGAGCCACCGCGGCGCCGCTGCCGACGGCCGCGGAGGCCATGGTGCTGGCCTATCCCAACCCCTGCAACCCCCAGGCGCGGGTGCGCTGGCGCAATCCATCGGAGAGCCCCACCGAACTGGCGATCTACGATGCGAGGGGCCGGCGCCTGTGGT
- a CDS encoding T9SS type A sorting domain-containing protein has product MSRKLQRIPLRTGPLRLLAPIVALAAAVGTAGAQPTNVFSDLPCAVFLDLPAPAGSGTPLLPFTVPLCGGGQVNVTTRNHPLRAAPFTDDPFYTGTFSFSLSGGLKEPIDPAVNPGDYDGRYKSRGAAGWDMLLDFDVPIASFGMSTMMSRYYTLGISDRMRLFDGPLGTGNLVAEVFSQGNPVAPVWHAVRFTGYDAGSPVIRSVVIDVQSDVDGNLFLDGLVFGPAQTGTSAVGDTAPSALVFHPAAPNPFNPRTTIRYDLANAGHVRLGLYDVRGRLVRQLFDGERPAGAHAVLLDGGDLASGIYLLRLTGPGGQSATQRVTLVR; this is encoded by the coding sequence ATGTCCCGCAAGCTGCAACGAATTCCCCTGCGAACCGGCCCTCTGCGGCTCCTTGCGCCGATCGTGGCCCTGGCGGCCGCTGTCGGCACCGCCGGCGCCCAGCCGACGAACGTCTTCAGTGATCTGCCCTGCGCGGTCTTCCTCGACCTGCCGGCGCCGGCCGGGTCGGGGACGCCGCTCCTGCCGTTCACCGTGCCGCTCTGTGGCGGGGGACAGGTCAACGTGACCACGCGAAACCATCCGCTGCGGGCCGCGCCGTTTACCGACGACCCCTTCTACACGGGGACCTTCTCCTTTTCGCTGTCGGGCGGGCTCAAGGAACCCATCGACCCGGCGGTCAACCCCGGCGACTACGATGGCCGCTACAAGAGCCGCGGAGCCGCCGGCTGGGACATGCTGCTCGACTTCGACGTGCCGATCGCGTCATTCGGCATGAGCACGATGATGTCCCGGTACTACACCTTGGGTATCAGCGACCGCATGCGACTCTTCGATGGCCCGCTCGGCACCGGCAACCTGGTCGCGGAAGTCTTTAGCCAGGGCAACCCCGTCGCTCCTGTCTGGCACGCCGTGCGCTTCACCGGCTATGACGCGGGCAGCCCCGTCATCCGTTCTGTCGTCATCGACGTGCAGTCGGATGTCGACGGGAATCTCTTCCTCGACGGCCTGGTGTTCGGCCCCGCACAAACCGGCACCAGCGCCGTCGGCGACACGGCGCCGTCCGCGCTCGTCTTCCATCCCGCAGCGCCGAACCCGTTCAATCCCCGCACGACGATCCGCTACGACCTGGCGAACGCCGGCCATGTGCGGCTCGGGCTGTACGACGTGCGCGGCCGCCTCGTGCGGCAACTCTTCGATGGCGAACGACCGGCCGGCGCGCACGCGGTGCTTCTGGACGGAGGTGACCTGGCCAGTGGCATCTATCTTCTGCGCTTGACCGGGCCGGGCGGACAGTCGGCGACTCAGCGTGTGACGCTGGTGAGGTAG
- a CDS encoding 3'-5' exoribonuclease, protein MREPAHRLIKRSLVWAGVCAGAGAAVLLPDVIRGRPLSALPLLVGGGTFSAALILYWRSWRAADRLGRGIEGARTAVLNLVADQDASVPKSLGRHTPPEVEAMLGSLSLYQDQITRERHAPDRRLLTVLGSLASGVVVITEQGQVSLLNSTARELLGSERARVGTSLFATLSRESVLAAMGKARKAGRMLESLFERLDGATLQGRIALLPDDEGAVLIFPPVELEVHRPGVEFDLKLHEVPPSIEPLHLGLKLDDLPVIILDTETTGLDVLNDRVVSIGAVCAHGPRLYKSRMMDDLVDPGVPIPAASTAVHGITDEMVKDAHPFPESWADFQRLATNRVVVGHNIPFDLTILRSECARHGRPWADFVFIDTLRLASLLNPSMGRLDLENLAQIYQIELYGRHTALGDALVTAELFLRMIPRLQMQGFGTLGALLDFHDNDAVDVIAGQREQGWIFRQPDGFCK, encoded by the coding sequence ATGCGCGAACCCGCCCACCGCCTCATCAAGCGCTCCCTGGTCTGGGCCGGGGTCTGCGCCGGGGCGGGCGCGGCGGTGCTGCTGCCGGACGTGATCCGGGGCCGGCCCCTGTCGGCGCTGCCGCTGCTGGTCGGCGGGGGCACCTTCAGCGCCGCGCTCATCCTCTACTGGCGCAGCTGGCGGGCGGCCGACCGGCTGGGGCGGGGCATCGAGGGGGCCCGCACCGCGGTGCTCAATCTGGTGGCCGACCAGGATGCCTCGGTGCCGAAGAGCCTCGGCCGCCACACGCCGCCCGAAGTCGAGGCGATGCTCGGGTCGCTGTCGCTCTATCAGGACCAGATCACGCGCGAACGCCACGCGCCCGACCGCCGCCTGCTCACGGTGCTGGGTTCGCTGGCGAGCGGGGTGGTCGTCATCACCGAGCAGGGGCAGGTCAGCCTGCTCAACAGCACGGCGCGCGAGCTGCTGGGCAGTGAGCGGGCGCGGGTGGGCACGTCGCTGTTCGCAACGCTCAGTCGCGAGTCGGTGCTGGCGGCGATGGGCAAGGCGCGCAAGGCCGGGCGCATGCTCGAGTCGCTGTTCGAGCGGCTGGACGGGGCCACGCTGCAGGGACGCATCGCGCTGCTGCCCGACGACGAGGGCGCCGTCCTCATCTTCCCGCCCGTCGAACTGGAAGTGCACCGGCCGGGCGTCGAGTTCGACCTGAAGCTGCACGAGGTGCCGCCTTCCATCGAGCCGTTGCACCTTGGTTTGAAGCTCGACGATCTGCCCGTCATCATCCTCGACACCGAAACGACCGGCCTCGACGTGCTGAACGACCGCGTGGTCTCGATCGGCGCCGTCTGCGCCCACGGCCCGCGCCTGTACAAGAGCCGGATGATGGACGATCTCGTGGACCCGGGCGTGCCCATCCCGGCGGCCTCGACGGCGGTGCACGGCATCACCGACGAGATGGTGAAGGACGCGCACCCGTTCCCCGAATCGTGGGCCGACTTCCAGCGCCTGGCCACCAACCGCGTGGTGGTGGGCCACAACATCCCGTTCGACCTGACGATCCTGCGCAGCGAATGCGCGCGCCACGGCCGCCCCTGGGCCGATTTCGTCTTCATCGACACGCTGCGCCTCGCGTCGCTGCTGAACCCGTCGATGGGCCGCCTCGACCTCGAGAATCTGGCGCAGATCTACCAGATCGAACTGTACGGCCGCCACACCGCGCTGGGCGATGCGCTGGTCACCGCCGAACTGTTCCTGCGCATGATCCCGCGCCTGCAGATGCAGGGCTTCGGCACGCTGGGCGCACTGCTCGACTTCCACGACAACGATGCGGTCGACGTGATCGCGGGGCAGCGGGAGCAGGGGTGGATTTTTCGGCAACCGGATGGATTCTGCAAATGA
- a CDS encoding 5'-nucleotidase C-terminal domain-containing protein, translating to MRSLRLFLAAFTLLAALGAAAGSARAYTLTIFHNNDGESSLLPTAAGFGGAAAFVTKLDQLRAGVTTDGQLMVSSGDNYLAGPNFSASLANGVPYYDTLVMERIGYDAVCLGNHDFDFNPDVLASFMAGYVNRPKYVNCNLDFSGEPGLQAFVTSGDLVRSLVVTTGGEQVGIIGATTERLPYISSPRGVIVNAVAPAVQAEIDALTLAGVNKIILVSHLQSIQEDLLLAPLLSGVDVMVGGGGSEVLANPGDLLVPGDVIYGPYPLLATGGDGASIPVITTQGNYFYVGRLEVTFDAAGNVTATAGGPVRVANASQAGGVTPDTAIAAAVEAPVAAYSAALAAQVIGSSEVPLDGVRNNVRTRETNEGNLCADAMLWQARQLMGDYGVSRVDVAIQNGGGIRNNAVIPAGDITTLDTFNILPFANFLCVVEDVSRSNLKEILENCVSRVEFADGRFGQIAGMRFFYDPAGTPQVLNAAGDVVVPGTRIREIVLMDAPQTVICEFGMVVPGPAVNMAIVDFSARGGDQYPFHGAPLKIMGVTYQQALANYIVTGLGGTITAGMYPTAGEGRILTGGTVGLEDPGVDEPEQDRDDTPVRLLALAQNHPNPFNPVTRIAFSLDRDGPVRLNVFDLQGRLVRNLVVAHQVAGDHNVIWDGRTDGGIQAASGTYLYRLETSARVLSRTMTLVK from the coding sequence ATGCGCAGTCTGCGATTGTTCCTGGCGGCGTTCACGCTGCTCGCCGCGCTCGGCGCGGCAGCCGGCAGCGCGCGGGCCTACACGCTCACGATTTTCCACAACAACGACGGCGAGAGCTCGCTGCTGCCGACGGCCGCCGGGTTCGGCGGCGCCGCGGCCTTCGTCACCAAGCTCGACCAGCTCCGCGCGGGCGTGACGACCGACGGCCAGCTCATGGTCTCCAGCGGTGACAACTACCTGGCCGGGCCGAACTTCTCGGCCAGCCTTGCCAACGGCGTGCCCTACTACGACACGCTGGTCATGGAGCGCATCGGCTACGATGCCGTCTGCCTCGGCAACCACGATTTCGACTTCAATCCGGACGTGCTGGCCTCGTTCATGGCCGGCTACGTCAACCGCCCGAAGTACGTCAACTGCAACCTCGACTTCAGCGGCGAGCCCGGCCTGCAGGCCTTTGTCACGTCGGGCGACCTGGTGCGTTCGCTCGTGGTGACCACCGGCGGCGAGCAGGTCGGCATCATCGGCGCCACGACCGAGCGGCTGCCCTACATCTCCAGCCCGCGCGGCGTCATCGTCAATGCGGTGGCCCCGGCCGTGCAGGCCGAGATCGACGCGCTGACGCTGGCCGGCGTGAACAAGATCATCCTGGTCAGCCATCTGCAGAGCATCCAGGAAGACCTGCTGCTGGCACCGCTGCTGAGCGGCGTCGACGTGATGGTGGGCGGCGGCGGCAGCGAGGTGCTGGCCAACCCGGGTGACCTGCTGGTGCCCGGCGACGTGATCTACGGGCCCTACCCGCTGCTGGCTACCGGCGGCGACGGCGCGAGCATCCCGGTCATCACGACCCAGGGCAACTACTTCTATGTGGGCCGCCTGGAAGTGACGTTTGACGCGGCCGGCAACGTGACCGCCACCGCGGGCGGCCCGGTGCGCGTGGCCAATGCCTCGCAGGCCGGCGGCGTCACGCCCGACACGGCCATCGCCGCTGCTGTCGAAGCGCCCGTGGCGGCCTATTCGGCGGCGCTCGCCGCGCAGGTCATCGGCAGCAGCGAGGTCCCGCTGGACGGCGTCCGCAACAACGTGCGCACGCGCGAGACCAACGAGGGCAACCTCTGCGCCGACGCCATGCTGTGGCAGGCGCGCCAGTTGATGGGCGACTACGGCGTCTCGCGGGTCGATGTCGCGATCCAGAACGGCGGCGGCATCCGCAACAACGCGGTGATCCCGGCCGGCGACATCACGACCCTGGACACGTTCAATATCCTGCCGTTCGCGAATTTCCTGTGCGTGGTGGAGGACGTCAGCCGCAGCAACCTCAAGGAGATTCTCGAGAACTGCGTCAGTCGCGTCGAGTTCGCCGACGGACGCTTCGGCCAGATTGCCGGCATGCGCTTCTTCTACGACCCCGCCGGCACGCCGCAGGTGCTCAATGCCGCCGGCGACGTCGTCGTTCCGGGCACGCGCATCCGCGAGATCGTGCTGATGGACGCACCGCAGACGGTCATCTGCGAATTCGGCATGGTGGTTCCCGGCCCGGCCGTGAACATGGCCATCGTCGACTTCTCGGCCCGCGGCGGCGACCAGTACCCGTTCCACGGCGCCCCGCTGAAGATCATGGGCGTCACCTACCAGCAGGCGCTGGCCAACTACATCGTCACCGGCCTTGGCGGCACGATCACGGCCGGAATGTACCCGACCGCCGGCGAAGGCCGCATCCTGACCGGCGGCACGGTAGGCCTGGAGGATCCCGGCGTGGACGAGCCCGAACAGGACCGCGACGACACGCCCGTGCGCCTGCTGGCGCTGGCCCAGAACCATCCCAACCCGTTCAACCCCGTCACGCGCATCGCCTTCAGCCTCGACCGTGACGGCCCGGTGCGCCTGAACGTGTTCGACCTGCAGGGCCGGCTCGTCCGCAACCTGGTCGTTGCGCACCAGGTCGCCGGCGACCACAACGTCATCTGGGACGGTCGCACCGACGGCGGCATCCAGGCCGCGTCGGGCACCTACCTGTACCGGTTGGAGACGTCGGCGCGCGTGTTGTCGCGTACGATGACTTTGGTGAAGTAG
- a CDS encoding glycosyltransferase family 1 protein has product MRVAIFAETFLPKWDGVANTVCHLLEYLAANGHESLMIAPEGAPSRYAATPIHGCPCFALPMYPALRLVTPRPGLGTEILDFRPDIVHLVNPALLGISGLHRARELGVPVVASYHTDLPGYLEKYNLTAFRDFVWNYFRWLHNQADLNLCPTRFIRRQLADHGFERLEIWGRGVDSQVFTPERRSLEWRLRLTDGHVNAPLLLYVGRLAVEKRVEVLRPLLTELPEVRLAIVGDGPERGRLEALFAGTNTVFTGYLRGDDLTAAYAAGDIFVFPGENETFGNVVLEAMASGLPALVASHSGLKDHTINGWNGFQFEPGNSAQLATLVRWLLGDTEYRARLAANALTYARGLTWEQNLSGLMGHYERLIAGHQRQQAQPMQTAARAAG; this is encoded by the coding sequence ATGCGCGTTGCGATCTTCGCCGAGACGTTCCTGCCCAAGTGGGACGGCGTCGCGAACACCGTCTGCCATCTCCTCGAATACCTGGCCGCCAACGGGCACGAGTCGCTGATGATCGCGCCGGAAGGGGCGCCGTCGCGCTATGCGGCCACGCCCATCCATGGCTGCCCCTGCTTCGCCCTTCCGATGTACCCGGCGTTGCGCCTGGTCACGCCGCGGCCCGGACTTGGCACGGAGATCCTCGATTTCCGCCCGGACATCGTGCATCTGGTCAACCCGGCACTGCTGGGGATCAGCGGCCTGCACCGGGCCCGCGAGCTCGGTGTGCCCGTCGTCGCCTCGTACCACACCGACCTGCCGGGGTACCTGGAGAAGTACAACCTCACGGCGTTCCGTGATTTCGTGTGGAACTACTTCCGCTGGCTGCACAACCAGGCCGACCTCAATCTCTGCCCGACCCGCTTCATCCGGCGCCAACTGGCTGATCACGGGTTCGAGCGGCTCGAGATCTGGGGGCGCGGCGTCGACAGCCAGGTCTTCACGCCGGAACGCCGCAGCCTCGAATGGCGCCTGAGGCTCACCGACGGGCACGTCAACGCGCCGCTCCTGCTCTACGTCGGCCGCCTGGCGGTGGAGAAGCGGGTCGAGGTCCTGCGTCCCCTGCTCACCGAGTTGCCGGAAGTGCGCCTGGCCATCGTGGGGGACGGACCCGAGCGCGGGCGGCTCGAAGCCCTGTTCGCCGGCACGAACACCGTGTTCACGGGCTATCTGCGCGGCGACGACCTGACGGCAGCGTACGCGGCCGGGGACATCTTCGTGTTCCCGGGGGAGAACGAGACCTTCGGTAACGTGGTGCTGGAGGCGATGGCCTCCGGCCTGCCCGCGCTGGTCGCTTCGCACAGCGGACTCAAGGACCATACCATCAACGGTTGGAACGGATTCCAGTTCGAGCCGGGCAACAGCGCCCAGCTGGCGACGCTGGTGCGGTGGCTCCTGGGCGACACGGAATACCGCGCCCGCCTGGCTGCCAATGCGCTGACCTACGCGCGCGGGCTGACCTGGGAGCAGAATCTCTCCGGCCTGATGGGCCACTACGAAAGGTTGATTGCAGGCCATCAAAGACAGCAGGCACAGCCGATGCAGACGGCCGCCCGCGCCGCGGGATAA
- the ppk1 gene encoding polyphosphate kinase 1 produces the protein MSRSTKVPALDDPRLYINRELGLLEFQRRVLEEAQDERNPLLERAKFLAIFGSNLDEFFMVRVSGIRRQVLSRIVARTPAGMTPREELAAIRRLSIELYATAQGFLRRKLLPRLGREGVHILDYARLNATQRARADSYFREMIHPVLTPLAVDPGHPFPHISNLSLNLAIVVRDPKGNERFARLKVPDTLPRLVPLRRSSGGERRDGTLPRHHYFVWIEQVIEANLAPLFPGMEVVSAHPFRVVRDADIEIQEIEADDLLETMQQGIRRRKFGSVVQVAIYENMPASVRELLLENLEARASDLFVMQSPLGLSALWQVYNAVERHELKFPPYRPSIPKPLRKLPQTADVFDAIRAGNILLHHPYDSFEPVVEFLRAAARDPQVLAIKQTLYRVGSNSPVVSALLEAAENGKQVAVLVELSARFDEASNIGWARMLEQVGVHVVYGIVGLKTHSKIAMVVRREGEGIRRYLHLATGNYNPVTAGIYEDIGIFTCDETMGVDATDLFNYLTGYSTKQDYRKLLIAPVTLRERLEELIEREITHAVAGRRAHIVLKANSLVDPRVIRQLYRASQAGVRVELFIRGICCLRPGWPGVSDNITVVSTVGRYLEHSRIFYFLNDGAEEVYLGSADLMQRNLSHRVEVVFPVESPEHRRYLCDHALESYRQDNFKARRMRTDGTYERLVAGEGVELRGAHDILMRGRGRLQHLGTPLAPDGGESTRS, from the coding sequence ATGAGCCGTTCCACCAAGGTACCGGCCCTGGATGACCCGCGGCTGTACATCAACCGCGAGCTCGGCCTGCTCGAGTTCCAGCGTCGCGTGCTCGAAGAGGCGCAGGACGAACGGAACCCGCTGCTCGAGCGCGCCAAGTTCCTGGCCATCTTCGGCTCGAATCTCGACGAGTTCTTCATGGTGCGCGTGTCCGGCATCCGCCGGCAGGTCCTGTCGCGCATCGTAGCCAGGACTCCCGCGGGCATGACGCCGCGCGAGGAACTGGCCGCCATCCGCCGGCTCTCGATCGAGCTGTATGCCACGGCCCAGGGCTTCCTGCGCCGCAAGCTGCTGCCCCGGTTGGGTCGTGAAGGCGTCCACATCCTCGACTATGCGCGCCTGAACGCCACGCAGCGGGCCCGCGCCGACAGCTATTTCCGCGAGATGATCCACCCGGTCCTGACGCCGCTGGCGGTGGACCCCGGCCACCCGTTTCCACACATCTCGAACCTGAGCCTGAACCTTGCCATCGTCGTGCGCGACCCGAAGGGGAACGAGCGCTTCGCGCGGCTGAAGGTGCCGGACACGCTGCCGCGGCTGGTGCCGCTGCGCAGGTCGTCGGGCGGCGAGCGCCGTGACGGAACGCTGCCCCGGCACCACTACTTCGTGTGGATCGAGCAGGTGATCGAGGCGAACCTGGCGCCGCTCTTCCCGGGCATGGAGGTCGTCTCGGCGCACCCGTTCCGCGTGGTGCGCGATGCGGACATCGAGATCCAGGAGATCGAGGCCGACGACCTGCTCGAGACGATGCAGCAGGGCATCCGGCGCCGGAAGTTCGGTTCGGTGGTGCAGGTGGCAATCTACGAGAACATGCCGGCCAGCGTGCGCGAACTGCTCCTCGAGAACCTGGAGGCGCGCGCTTCCGACCTGTTCGTCATGCAGAGCCCGCTCGGCCTGAGCGCGTTGTGGCAGGTCTACAACGCCGTGGAGCGGCACGAGCTGAAGTTCCCGCCCTACCGGCCCTCTATCCCGAAGCCGCTCCGGAAGCTGCCCCAGACGGCTGACGTGTTCGACGCCATCCGCGCCGGGAACATCCTGCTGCACCACCCCTACGACTCGTTCGAACCGGTCGTCGAGTTCCTGCGGGCGGCCGCGCGCGACCCGCAGGTGCTGGCCATCAAGCAGACGCTGTATCGCGTCGGCAGCAACTCGCCGGTGGTCAGTGCGCTGCTTGAGGCCGCCGAGAACGGCAAGCAGGTGGCGGTGCTGGTTGAACTGAGCGCACGCTTCGACGAGGCCAGCAACATCGGGTGGGCCCGCATGCTGGAACAGGTGGGCGTGCACGTGGTCTACGGGATTGTCGGGCTGAAGACCCACAGCAAGATCGCCATGGTCGTGCGGCGGGAGGGCGAAGGCATCCGCCGGTACCTGCACCTGGCCACCGGCAACTACAACCCGGTGACCGCCGGCATCTACGAGGATATCGGGATCTTCACCTGCGACGAGACGATGGGCGTCGACGCCACCGACCTGTTCAACTACCTGACCGGCTACTCGACCAAGCAGGACTACAGGAAGCTGCTGATCGCGCCGGTCACGCTGCGCGAACGCCTCGAGGAACTGATCGAGCGGGAGATCACGCACGCGGTGGCCGGCCGGCGCGCCCACATCGTGCTGAAGGCCAACTCGCTGGTGGACCCGCGGGTGATCCGGCAACTCTACCGCGCCTCGCAGGCCGGGGTCAGGGTGGAACTGTTCATCCGCGGCATCTGCTGCCTGCGCCCGGGCTGGCCGGGCGTCAGCGACAACATCACCGTCGTGAGCACCGTCGGGCGCTACCTGGAGCACAGCCGGATCTTCTATTTCCTGAACGACGGGGCCGAAGAGGTCTACCTGGGCAGCGCGGACCTGATGCAGCGGAACCTCAGCCATCGCGTGGAAGTGGTCTTTCCGGTCGAATCACCCGAGCACCGGCGCTACCTCTGCGACCACGCCCTGGAGTCGTACCGCCAGGACAACTTCAAGGCGCGGCGCATGCGGACCGACGGCACGTACGAGCGGTTGGTGGCGGGCGAAGGGGTCGAGTTGCGCGGGGCGCACGACATCCTGATGCGGGGGCGCGGCCGACTTCAGCACCTGGGCACACCGCTGGCGCCGGACGGCGGGGAATCGACACGTTCCTGA
- a CDS encoding CHAD domain-containing protein gives MTEADQTETGRTEARQVFLDAFDQRREVFIARLKTCREDFSEAAVHDLRVAARRLIAFVEVAQLLTGSERPSRARRQLKDLIDGFDDLRDTQAMQARLDDHAREEPTILALRERLLTQEQELLRKARRDARTFDTRKLKDRLKRLRAQVDKSVAKPAPGFDPFTSVDEAFARVCRLDVAARPEDTAGIHKVRLAFKKFRYRFEIVYTALPALPADYPARLHTYQTIVGRVQDAETFLALTRECAALDETFDPAPALAFYTRLRAEAIDDWLANRRALAAFWRPAPDKPFPWLARRPRRRSSPQ, from the coding sequence ATGACGGAAGCCGACCAGACGGAAACGGGCCGGACCGAAGCCAGACAGGTCTTTCTCGACGCCTTCGACCAGCGTCGTGAAGTCTTCATCGCGCGCCTGAAGACCTGCCGCGAGGACTTTTCGGAAGCGGCCGTCCACGACCTGCGGGTGGCGGCGCGGCGACTCATCGCCTTTGTCGAGGTGGCGCAGCTCCTGACCGGATCCGAGCGGCCGTCGCGGGCGCGCCGGCAGCTGAAGGACCTGATCGACGGCTTCGACGACCTGCGTGACACGCAGGCCATGCAGGCCCGGCTCGACGACCACGCCCGCGAGGAGCCGACCATCCTGGCCCTGCGTGAACGGTTGCTGACCCAGGAGCAGGAGCTGCTCCGGAAGGCCCGCCGCGACGCGCGCACCTTCGACACCCGGAAGCTGAAGGACCGCCTGAAGCGCCTGCGGGCGCAGGTCGACAAGAGCGTGGCGAAGCCGGCCCCCGGGTTCGACCCCTTTACGTCGGTGGACGAGGCTTTCGCCCGCGTGTGCCGGCTCGATGTCGCCGCGCGCCCCGAGGACACGGCCGGCATCCACAAGGTGCGCCTGGCCTTCAAGAAGTTCCGGTACCGGTTCGAAATCGTGTACACGGCGCTGCCGGCGCTGCCGGCCGACTATCCGGCCCGGCTGCACACCTACCAGACGATCGTCGGCCGCGTGCAGGACGCCGAGACGTTCCTCGCGCTGACCCGCGAGTGCGCCGCGCTGGATGAGACGTTCGACCCGGCGCCGGCCCTGGCCTTCTACACGCGCCTTCGCGCCGAGGCCATCGACGACTGGCTGGCCAATCGCCGCGCGCTCGCCGCCTTCTGGCGCCCGGCGCCCGACAAGCCGTTTCCCTGGCTGGCCAGGCGCCCGCGTCGGCGGAGTAGCCCGCAATGA